A single window of Novipirellula aureliae DNA harbors:
- a CDS encoding HoxN/HupN/NixA family nickel/cobalt transporter, with product MHDHAHQLTLSLAFGLGALHALEPGHGKTAIFVYLAGERRSFLHPLVMGLSSALAHSVSLIGIAAAVHLTHHIVTGDHHHEDEAVTTAMQWISSGLVLCVGVWMLIAAIRSKPSKCGCAGHQKDDCEQSGGFTKQTSYSMSALLGIAFGLLPCPSAMAAYFTSMSTGTPVAAYGVIGLFASGIACSITVFGIIVQLFGTQFSGRDSRWSKLPWPYIRAALILSIGLFYTARLAV from the coding sequence ATGCACGACCACGCTCATCAATTAACACTGAGCCTAGCGTTCGGACTGGGGGCACTGCATGCGCTCGAACCGGGGCATGGGAAGACGGCGATATTCGTTTACTTGGCGGGCGAACGACGTAGTTTCCTGCATCCGTTGGTAATGGGGCTTTCCAGTGCGCTAGCCCACAGCGTCTCGCTGATCGGTATTGCCGCCGCGGTTCACTTGACGCACCATATCGTGACTGGCGACCATCATCATGAGGACGAAGCGGTGACCACAGCAATGCAGTGGATCAGTTCTGGCTTGGTGCTGTGCGTTGGAGTTTGGATGTTGATCGCGGCGATTCGTTCCAAACCCTCGAAGTGTGGCTGCGCTGGCCATCAAAAGGACGATTGCGAGCAGTCTGGCGGTTTCACCAAGCAGACCAGCTATTCGATGAGTGCTTTGCTGGGGATCGCGTTCGGATTATTACCGTGTCCGTCGGCCATGGCAGCTTACTTTACGAGCATGTCCACAGGCACACCAGTTGCCGCCTACGGTGTGATCGGTTTGTTTGCCAGCGGCATCGCCTGCTCAATTACGGTGTTCGGTATCATCGTTCAGTTATTTGGGACGCAATTTTCCGGCCGTGATTCGAGATGGTCGAAGCTGCCTTGGCCGTACATCCGGGCGGCGCTGATTCTTTCCATCGGTCTGTTTTATACCGCTCGATTGGCCGTCTGA
- a CDS encoding transposase: MNEKKIPFRGFDERGEVRVYYHGILPHWRQENCTYFVTYRLADALPVGVILEFEYERDQWLLHRGIDPKLLNAEGFDWKNTVGQLPRNDQRLYERAMATKLNKYLDAGHGSCVLKRPDLAEIVANSLTHFHGDRVLTGNFVVMPNHVHVLMRPINGFELEDILQAVKSFTANAINRKLGVEGSLWMRESYDHIVRAPEQLEAFQNYIRANPEKAKLTSHEYILQDATYRLE; this comes from the coding sequence ATGAACGAAAAGAAAATACCCTTTCGTGGTTTCGATGAGCGAGGCGAAGTCCGCGTGTACTATCACGGAATTCTTCCCCATTGGCGTCAAGAGAATTGCACCTACTTTGTGACATACAGACTTGCTGACGCGCTACCAGTCGGTGTGATTCTCGAATTTGAATACGAACGTGACCAGTGGTTGCTTCATCGAGGAATCGACCCGAAGCTGCTAAACGCGGAGGGATTCGACTGGAAGAACACCGTTGGCCAATTGCCGAGGAACGATCAGCGTCTTTATGAACGGGCCATGGCGACGAAGCTCAACAAGTATCTCGACGCGGGACACGGAAGCTGCGTGTTAAAGCGTCCTGATCTCGCAGAAATCGTCGCGAACTCGCTGACGCATTTTCACGGTGATCGCGTGCTAACCGGTAATTTCGTCGTGATGCCGAATCATGTTCATGTGCTAATGCGACCGATCAATGGCTTCGAGTTGGAAGACATCTTGCAGGCTGTGAAGAGTTTCACTGCGAACGCGATCAATCGGAAGTTGGGGGTGGAGGGATCATTATGGATGCGAGAGAGTTATGACCACATCGTGCGAGCCCCCGAACAATTGGAGGCGTTCCAGAACTACATTCGCGCAAACCCGGAGAAGGCGAAGTTGACGTCGCACGAATACATATTGCAAGACGCCACTTACCGTCTCGAATAG
- a CDS encoding S9 family peptidase produces the protein MNHKLIAACAALLFGCGIKANAALPELDPPETEAGTPLLDRDLFFGNPQIAGGKLSPDGRFISFMKPYHGIMNVWVKEFAEPFDQARPLTDSERPLRGYTWTEDGKFILFVKDSGGDENMNLFAVDPAAKPEPGKETPPSRNLTPMEDVTAQTMHASQNNPDLLWIGLNDRDKAWHDLYQLEISTGDLKLVYQNDDRITGYEFDWDDNLRLLSRTDPAGNTTLLRKDGDDLVPIYETSVTENAGVSGWDAKNENFYLVTNKGELDLLTLYTINPDTKQAELLESDPEQAVDFGRLRLDRNTREIISTSYTDDKTCYYWRDKTWEANYKFLQQKFPGREIAFQSSTNDYSKFLIAVHGDKYAAEAWYFDAEKRELIHQYTPRPELKEVEEYLAPMQSIRYASSDGLEIPAYLTVPAGVEAKNLPVVVLVHGGPKGPRDSWGYSATVQFLANRGYAVLQPNFRASGGYGKKFLNAGDLQWGKLMQDDITWGVKHLIAEGIADKDRVAIMGGSYGGYATLAGLAFTPDLYACGVDIVGPSNIFTLLDSIPPYWESGRAFLYGMVGDPSTEEGKQRIRDASPLFSAEKISRPLLIIQGANDPRVKQAEADQIAIALRDRGHKVSYLLADDEGHGFAKPVNRMAMYAEIEAFLAGQIGGRYQEEMPDDVAERLEQLRVDVSQVSYEPTEE, from the coding sequence ATGAACCACAAGTTGATCGCGGCATGCGCCGCACTTCTGTTTGGCTGTGGCATAAAAGCCAACGCTGCTCTTCCCGAGCTGGATCCCCCCGAAACCGAAGCCGGGACACCCTTGCTAGATCGAGATCTATTTTTTGGCAATCCGCAGATCGCTGGCGGAAAACTCAGCCCCGACGGAAGATTCATCTCTTTCATGAAGCCGTATCACGGGATCATGAATGTCTGGGTCAAAGAATTCGCGGAGCCGTTTGATCAGGCTCGTCCGTTGACCGATAGCGAGCGGCCTTTGCGAGGATACACATGGACGGAGGACGGCAAGTTCATCCTGTTCGTCAAGGATTCCGGCGGTGACGAAAATATGAACCTGTTCGCCGTTGATCCGGCAGCGAAACCGGAGCCCGGCAAAGAAACACCTCCGTCGCGGAACCTGACGCCGATGGAGGATGTGACGGCACAGACCATGCACGCCAGCCAGAACAATCCCGACTTGCTTTGGATCGGGTTAAATGACCGCGACAAAGCGTGGCACGATCTCTATCAGCTCGAAATTTCCACGGGTGACTTGAAGCTGGTCTATCAAAACGATGATCGCATCACCGGCTATGAATTCGACTGGGACGACAACCTGCGTCTGCTCAGCCGCACCGACCCGGCCGGCAACACGACACTGCTTCGTAAAGACGGCGATGACTTGGTTCCGATCTACGAAACGTCCGTCACCGAGAACGCAGGCGTCAGTGGCTGGGACGCGAAGAACGAGAACTTTTACTTGGTCACCAACAAAGGCGAACTCGACCTGTTGACCTTGTACACGATAAATCCTGACACGAAGCAGGCCGAATTGTTGGAGAGCGATCCAGAGCAGGCCGTTGACTTCGGTAGGCTTCGGCTCGACCGCAACACTCGCGAAATCATCTCGACGTCCTACACCGACGACAAGACTTGTTACTACTGGCGTGATAAAACCTGGGAAGCCAACTACAAGTTCTTGCAGCAGAAATTCCCTGGTCGCGAGATTGCGTTTCAAAGCTCGACCAACGACTACAGCAAATTCCTGATTGCCGTTCACGGCGACAAGTACGCCGCCGAAGCATGGTACTTCGACGCGGAAAAGCGCGAACTGATCCACCAGTACACTCCACGGCCTGAACTGAAAGAAGTGGAGGAGTACCTGGCACCGATGCAGTCGATTCGCTACGCCAGCAGCGACGGTTTGGAGATCCCTGCTTACCTGACCGTGCCCGCGGGCGTCGAAGCGAAGAACCTGCCCGTGGTCGTGTTGGTTCACGGCGGACCCAAAGGCCCACGCGATTCCTGGGGCTACAGCGCGACCGTTCAGTTCCTGGCCAACCGAGGCTACGCGGTGTTGCAACCGAATTTTCGAGCCAGCGGTGGCTACGGCAAGAAGTTTCTCAACGCCGGTGACCTGCAGTGGGGCAAGCTGATGCAGGACGACATCACCTGGGGTGTGAAGCATTTGATCGCCGAAGGCATCGCGGACAAAGACCGTGTCGCCATCATGGGCGGCAGCTACGGAGGTTACGCGACGTTGGCCGGACTGGCGTTCACGCCAGATCTTTATGCTTGCGGAGTCGACATTGTCGGTCCGAGCAACATCTTCACGCTGCTCGATTCGATTCCGCCTTATTGGGAATCGGGAAGAGCGTTCCTGTACGGCATGGTCGGCGATCCGAGCACCGAAGAAGGCAAACAACGGATTCGCGATGCCAGTCCGCTGTTCAGTGCCGAGAAGATCTCCCGACCGTTGCTGATCATTCAAGGAGCCAACGACCCGCGAGTCAAACAGGCCGAAGCCGATCAGATCGCGATCGCGCTGCGAGACCGCGGCCACAAGGTCAGCTACTTGCTGGCCGACGACGAAGGACACGGGTTCGCCAAACCGGTCAACCGTATGGCGATGTACGCCGAGATCGAAGCGTTCCTGGCTGGCCAAATCGGCGGTCGCTACCAAGAGGAAATGCCCGACGACGTTGCCGAACGCTTGGAGCAACTCCGGGTCGACGTAAGCCAAGTCAGCTACGAACCGACAGAGGAGTAA
- a CDS encoding alkyl/aryl-sulfatase, which yields MLNAQQQQFEQGIVKVADNVFTAVGFHGANTSMIVGTDGVIIVDTLMGPTSAANAFEAFRKYSDKPVKAILYTHSHGDHIGGASAFVGGERPDIYATESFGSAEGVNKAVDPVKMKRNVRQFGRKLSPSESTNRGVAPANTYDSDRGKGHLPPTVTVPRSGLKTTIAGVEIEFHIGPGETDDAMFIWLPKQKVLLAGDNFYSSFPNLYAIRGTAYRDVLSWSESVAKMAELEPHVVVPGHTMPIQGQEAATAALKDYSEAIRSVYDQTVRGINAGKGPDQLAHEVKLPDHLKDKPYLIEFYGSVPHAVRAIYAGLLGWYDGNPTTLNPLAPKLKAQKIADLAGGTEKLTEQMESALAKQDFQWALELADHVKWLDDGDLKLARKVKITALRGLAAREYNAPNRNYYLSYANELESGQLSEIWF from the coding sequence ATGCTCAATGCGCAACAGCAACAATTCGAGCAAGGAATTGTCAAAGTCGCCGACAACGTCTTCACGGCCGTTGGGTTCCATGGAGCCAACACGTCGATGATCGTCGGCACCGACGGTGTGATTATCGTTGACACGCTGATGGGACCGACCAGTGCTGCGAATGCGTTTGAAGCTTTTCGGAAATACAGCGACAAACCGGTCAAGGCGATCCTCTACACCCACAGCCACGGCGACCACATCGGTGGAGCCAGTGCCTTTGTGGGCGGTGAGCGACCAGACATCTACGCCACCGAAAGTTTTGGATCCGCTGAAGGCGTCAACAAAGCGGTGGATCCAGTCAAGATGAAACGCAATGTGCGTCAGTTCGGACGGAAGCTCTCGCCGTCAGAAAGCACCAATCGCGGCGTTGCGCCGGCGAATACCTACGATAGCGATCGCGGCAAAGGCCACCTTCCACCTACCGTGACGGTTCCACGCAGTGGGCTAAAAACAACAATCGCGGGCGTCGAAATCGAATTTCATATCGGCCCGGGGGAAACCGACGATGCCATGTTCATCTGGCTCCCCAAGCAGAAGGTGTTGCTGGCGGGCGACAACTTCTACAGTTCGTTCCCCAACCTGTATGCGATTCGGGGCACGGCTTATCGCGATGTGCTCAGTTGGTCAGAAAGCGTTGCGAAGATGGCAGAGCTTGAGCCACACGTTGTGGTTCCCGGCCATACCATGCCCATCCAGGGACAAGAAGCTGCCACCGCCGCGTTGAAGGATTACAGCGAAGCGATTCGCAGCGTGTATGACCAAACGGTTCGTGGCATCAATGCTGGCAAGGGTCCCGACCAGCTCGCGCATGAAGTCAAACTTCCCGATCACCTAAAAGACAAACCGTATCTCATCGAGTTCTACGGATCGGTTCCGCACGCGGTCAGAGCAATCTATGCCGGCTTGTTGGGATGGTACGACGGCAATCCGACAACGTTGAATCCCCTCGCGCCAAAACTCAAGGCGCAAAAAATAGCCGACTTGGCCGGCGGCACAGAGAAACTCACCGAGCAAATGGAATCCGCTCTGGCGAAGCAAGACTTCCAGTGGGCGTTGGAGCTCGCAGACCACGTGAAATGGTTGGATGATGGCGACTTGAAACTGGCCCGCAAGGTGAAGATTACGGCACTGCGAGGTTTGGCGGCACGCGAGTACAACGCGCCGAACCGCAACTACTACCTCAGCTACGCCAATGAGCTTGAATCAGGTCAGTTAAGTGAAATTTGGTTTTAG
- a CDS encoding macro domain-containing protein produces the protein MVSVNLADAVIVGVTRLSRYHTPDLAMTPITYLTGDATNPVTPGPKIVAHICNDIGGWGKGFVLAITKRWPEPESNYRNWYAGRESNDFALGGVQFVAVADEFWIANMIAQHKIKRGSDGTPPIRYDAVDSCLVHLAAFAAEHNASVHMPRIGCGLAGGKWDEIEPLIDRSCGVANVPVFVYDFAP, from the coding sequence GTGGTCAGCGTTAATCTGGCCGACGCGGTTATCGTCGGCGTTACCCGACTGAGCCGCTACCATACTCCAGACCTTGCGATGACCCCGATTACTTACCTCACTGGCGACGCAACGAACCCCGTTACACCTGGTCCGAAGATCGTCGCACACATCTGCAACGACATCGGCGGATGGGGTAAAGGCTTCGTACTGGCTATCACGAAACGCTGGCCGGAACCTGAATCCAACTATCGCAATTGGTATGCTGGACGCGAATCCAACGACTTCGCGCTTGGTGGAGTTCAGTTTGTCGCAGTTGCTGACGAGTTCTGGATCGCGAACATGATCGCACAACACAAGATCAAACGTGGTAGCGACGGCACACCGCCAATCCGATACGATGCCGTGGACTCCTGCCTCGTGCATCTAGCGGCATTCGCTGCCGAACACAATGCATCGGTTCATATGCCGCGAATTGGCTGTGGTCTCGCAGGCGGCAAATGGGATGAAATCGAACCTCTGATTGATCGATCCTGCGGCGTTGCCAATGTTCCGGTGTTTGTTTACGACTTTGCCCCGTAA
- a CDS encoding YdeI/OmpD-associated family protein, whose translation MPQPDPARIVSFESPKDLGRWLKVNHATESELWVKIFKKKTGIPSVTWDDVVIETLCWGWIDGVKKSIDDQVYLQRVTPRKPRSNWSKRNREHAERLISEGRMMESGLVHVRAAKADGRWENAYVASEMKVPADFLAALESKSKAKQFFETLNKSSRYVIAYGLTSAKKPETRQRRFAEFMDMLVREEKPGIGFNKAKKA comes from the coding sequence ATGCCTCAACCCGATCCCGCGAGAATCGTGTCCTTTGAATCGCCGAAAGATCTCGGCCGGTGGCTCAAGGTGAATCACGCCACCGAAAGTGAACTGTGGGTGAAGATATTCAAGAAGAAGACTGGGATTCCGAGCGTGACTTGGGACGATGTCGTGATTGAGACGTTGTGCTGGGGCTGGATCGACGGCGTCAAGAAATCAATCGATGACCAAGTCTATCTCCAGCGGGTCACTCCAAGAAAGCCGCGAAGCAACTGGTCAAAAAGGAACAGAGAGCATGCGGAGCGTTTGATAAGCGAGGGCCGGATGATGGAGTCAGGACTCGTGCATGTTCGCGCCGCCAAGGCGGACGGCCGGTGGGAGAACGCCTATGTGGCAAGTGAAATGAAAGTGCCAGCGGATTTCCTAGCAGCACTGGAGAGCAAATCGAAGGCGAAGCAGTTTTTTGAAACGCTCAATAAATCGAGTCGTTATGTCATCGCGTACGGATTGACAAGTGCAAAGAAACCCGAAACCAGACAGAGGCGATTTGCAGAATTCATGGACATGCTTGTCCGCGAAGAAAAGCCGGGTATTGGCTTTAACAAGGCGAAAAAGGCATAA
- a CDS encoding GTP-binding protein → MTHGLNDRIPTNVIIGFLGSGKTTAIAKLIDKRPAGEKWSILINEFGTVSIDHALLEANSFD, encoded by the coding sequence ATGACACATGGATTGAATGATCGAATTCCGACCAACGTGATCATTGGATTTCTTGGATCAGGAAAAACGACCGCCATTGCGAAGCTGATTGACAAACGACCGGCAGGTGAAAAGTGGTCCATCTTGATCAACGAGTTTGGAACGGTGTCTATTGACCACGCATTGCTGGAGGCTAACTCATTCGACTGA
- a CDS encoding NAD(P)-binding domain-containing protein: MLFATVLHLLPWCCSISMVPAGVGLSVALKHAGIENFVVLERQTVGDSFAAWPAETRFITPSFPTNSIGMIDLNSIAVEVSPAFSLEVEHRTGEEYASHLPSVAQYFELPVREHTDVLRVTKAGDHFRVDTAEGTLRAKHVVWAAGEFQYPRLNGFKGRELCRHTATVGSYENLEGDEFVVIGGYESGVDATYQVEQRRASFHSRREVCLGMAWLVI, encoded by the coding sequence ATGCTTTTTGCAACCGTATTGCATCTGTTGCCTTGGTGTTGTTCGATTTCGATGGTTCCTGCTGGGGTTGGCTTGTCCGTTGCGCTGAAGCATGCGGGCATCGAGAATTTCGTCGTGCTCGAACGGCAAACCGTTGGAGATTCGTTTGCCGCTTGGCCGGCCGAGACTCGATTCATCACGCCGTCGTTCCCAACAAACTCAATCGGAATGATCGACTTGAATTCGATCGCGGTGGAAGTGTCTCCCGCGTTTAGCCTCGAAGTCGAGCATCGGACCGGAGAAGAATACGCGTCGCATCTGCCTAGCGTCGCTCAATACTTTGAGTTGCCCGTTCGCGAACATACCGATGTGCTGCGAGTGACGAAGGCCGGCGATCACTTTCGAGTGGACACCGCCGAAGGAACTCTGCGAGCCAAGCATGTTGTCTGGGCGGCGGGAGAGTTCCAGTATCCACGGCTGAACGGTTTCAAGGGCCGCGAACTGTGTCGGCACACGGCGACCGTGGGCAGCTACGAAAACCTCGAAGGCGATGAGTTTGTTGTCATCGGCGGCTACGAGAGTGGCGTCGATGCCACTTACCAAGTGGAACAACGGCGAGCGTCCTTTCATTCCCGCCGAGAAGTTTGCCTCGGCATGGCGTGGCTTGTCATTTGA
- a CDS encoding Imm26 family immunity protein — MEYPLVPKSTGKLLPGQYWAVPMANGRFACGRVLQLNTEEIPSKTRCFFGGLHNWTGDTTPTTDTIARCGFIAFGVMHIKAITTTGGAVLGERDLSLDEIKMPRMISSHGGAGTMLLDGSRHLRIATRDEWGTFPVIGCWGYNFITQVADRKLSDQHTIGEPSDAPESGLRPFSNGTSTFPTR, encoded by the coding sequence ATGGAATACCCGCTAGTCCCGAAATCAACTGGCAAGCTGTTGCCCGGGCAATACTGGGCCGTCCCCATGGCAAACGGACGTTTCGCTTGTGGCCGGGTCTTGCAACTCAACACAGAGGAGATCCCCTCCAAGACTCGTTGCTTCTTCGGTGGACTACACAACTGGACTGGCGATACGACACCAACCACCGACACGATTGCTAGATGCGGATTCATTGCCTTTGGCGTAATGCATATCAAGGCAATCACCACTACGGGTGGCGCCGTCTTGGGTGAACGTGATCTTTCGCTTGATGAAATCAAAATGCCACGGATGATTTCCTCGCATGGCGGCGCTGGCACGATGCTGCTCGATGGTTCTCGGCATCTGCGCATTGCCACCCGCGACGAATGGGGTACGTTTCCGGTGATTGGATGTTGGGGGTACAATTTCATAACCCAAGTTGCGGACCGCAAGCTTTCCGATCAACACACGATCGGGGAACCATCCGATGCACCGGAGTCGGGATTGCGGCCGTTTTCAAATGGAACCTCAACTTTCCCGACCCGGTGA
- a CDS encoding TatD family hydrolase, with product MQIIQPHYHGIARTAQDYERMAMSGVVAVAEPAFWAGFERAYPETFIDYFRQISEFEPTRAAEYGIRHFCWVGMNPKEAENPQLSREVLEKMPEFFQKPTVLGVGEIGFHKTTKNEEQIFETQVQLAVDHEQLILIHTPHLQDKVRGTRRTLDVLRNMNVNPERVWIDHVEEHTIREPLEQGYWVGLTLYPVTKCSPRRAVDILEIYGHERILVNSSADWGPSDPFTLQECIGDFRRRGHSIQEAIEIFHNNPCRFMGQCAKFDIHPIRLEPSV from the coding sequence ATGCAGATTATCCAGCCGCATTACCACGGCATCGCCCGGACCGCTCAGGATTATGAACGGATGGCGATGTCGGGTGTTGTTGCCGTTGCCGAGCCTGCGTTCTGGGCGGGATTCGAACGTGCTTACCCCGAAACCTTTATTGACTACTTTCGCCAGATCAGTGAATTTGAGCCGACCCGTGCGGCCGAGTACGGTATTCGGCACTTTTGCTGGGTTGGGATGAATCCCAAGGAAGCGGAGAACCCACAACTGAGCCGCGAAGTGCTTGAGAAGATGCCTGAGTTTTTCCAGAAGCCGACAGTTCTTGGCGTTGGCGAGATCGGATTTCATAAAACGACGAAGAACGAAGAGCAGATCTTTGAAACGCAGGTGCAGTTGGCCGTCGATCATGAACAACTTATCCTAATTCACACGCCTCATTTGCAGGACAAAGTCCGCGGTACCCGGCGAACCCTGGATGTGCTTCGCAACATGAATGTGAATCCCGAGCGAGTGTGGATCGACCATGTGGAAGAACATACGATCCGCGAACCGCTCGAGCAGGGGTATTGGGTTGGGCTGACGCTCTATCCCGTTACCAAGTGCTCGCCACGACGTGCCGTGGATATCCTTGAGATCTATGGCCACGAAAGGATACTCGTCAATTCGTCGGCAGACTGGGGACCGAGTGATCCATTCACGCTTCAAGAGTGCATTGGCGACTTTCGTCGGCGTGGTCACTCGATTCAGGAGGCAATCGAGATCTTCCACAACAATCCCTGTCGATTCATGGGCCAATGTGCCAAGTTCGACATCCATCCGATCCGTTTGGAGCCATCGGTTTGA
- a CDS encoding DUF4437 domain-containing protein, with product MECVSNCPPPDHFPVLPTEQAFDKGERPVNVDASDIVWLGPSSTTWIKPSATTNSSAKAAFLWGDPRSGFQLKPKAVWRGGNRFPCPIYRSRTQQFALVH from the coding sequence TTGGAATGCGTCAGCAATTGCCCGCCGCCGGACCACTTCCCTGTCCTGCCCACCGAACAGGCGTTCGATAAAGGCGAACGACCAGTCAACGTCGACGCATCGGACATCGTGTGGCTTGGCCCGTCGAGTACAACGTGGATCAAACCGTCAGCTACAACAAACTCATCCGCGAAAGCCGCGTTTCTGTGGGGCGACCCGCGGTCCGGTTTTCAGTTAAAGCCCAAAGCCGTTTGGCGAGGCGGTAATCGATTTCCTTGTCCCATTTACCGGTCAAGAACTCAACAATTTGCTCTCGTCCATTGA
- a CDS encoding PhzF family phenazine biosynthesis protein, producing the protein MSSSDGILIWQIDAFADRPFTGNPAAVCILDRYPSDDWMKNLAMEINLSETAFVVSTDDAGSFHLRWFTPATEVDLCGHATVAAAHTLFIHSH; encoded by the coding sequence ATGAGCTCTTCCGACGGCATCCTCATTTGGCAAATCGACGCGTTCGCCGATCGACCCTTCACCGGCAACCCGGCTGCCGTTTGCATTCTTGACCGCTATCCGAGCGATGACTGGATGAAAAACCTCGCCATGGAAATAAACTTATCGGAAACCGCGTTCGTGGTTTCAACCGATGACGCAGGCAGTTTCCATCTTAGATGGTTCACGCCCGCCACTGAAGTCGACTTGTGCGGCCACGCGACCGTCGCTGCAGCACACACGCTATTTATACATTCACATTGA
- a CDS encoding DUF1801 domain-containing protein — MTDAEKQNLIGLLDSLVKASLPKATKVAKYGGTLYTLKPDEREGQFCGVFPYKAHVQLSFAQGALLDDPDGLLEGGGKFRRHLTYKSLDDVDAKVVKRFCKAAIKL, encoded by the coding sequence ATGACTGACGCAGAAAAACAGAACCTCATTGGACTGCTCGATTCGCTGGTGAAGGCGTCGCTTCCGAAGGCGACAAAGGTCGCGAAATACGGTGGTACGCTTTACACGTTGAAACCGGATGAAAGGGAAGGGCAGTTCTGCGGCGTGTTCCCGTACAAGGCTCACGTGCAGTTGTCGTTCGCTCAAGGGGCTTTGCTCGACGATCCCGATGGATTGTTAGAAGGTGGCGGGAAATTTCGCCGGCACCTGACGTACAAGAGCCTGGACGACGTCGATGCGAAGGTCGTCAAGCGTTTCTGCAAAGCCGCCATCAAACTCTGA
- a CDS encoding DUF1569 domain-containing protein, whose protein sequence is MATMQKRTLDFHTGDEVIAEIQSLRSNSYTKTKNWNLTQICEHLNATMTGGMDGFGFRLPWILRATIIKWIYNRILRTRKMSSGPTMDRLKPKSEPGPDDKAIIDGCIATIERANAFAGPIEDYPFLNELPVDDWKQFMWMHAGHHLGFLVPNEPAS, encoded by the coding sequence ATGGCAACCATGCAAAAACGAACGCTCGACTTTCACACCGGTGATGAAGTGATCGCTGAAATTCAAAGTCTACGATCAAATAGTTATACGAAGACCAAAAATTGGAACCTCACGCAAATTTGCGAACACCTGAACGCAACCATGACCGGTGGCATGGACGGTTTTGGCTTTCGTCTACCGTGGATTCTGCGAGCCACGATCATCAAATGGATCTACAATCGCATATTACGAACTCGGAAAATGTCCAGCGGACCGACGATGGATCGGTTGAAACCCAAGTCCGAGCCTGGCCCCGACGACAAGGCGATCATTGACGGCTGCATCGCGACGATCGAGCGAGCGAACGCGTTCGCTGGCCCAATCGAGGACTATCCGTTCCTGAACGAGTTGCCGGTCGATGATTGGAAACAGTTCATGTGGATGCACGCGGGCCATCACCTGGGGTTCCTTGTCCCCAACGAGCCAGCCTCATGA
- a CDS encoding WD40 repeat domain-containing protein, which produces MKSYLFGGGPVTAVVIWLEHVDETRKQFRHLATTYDGTTIAFGEFKRVVHIVDLTTGARVSKFDTDLDFGGSRLAIDPNGAFCAIASYDNNSVTLADVHGKQIWQRTDVDEVQKVRFSLDGDTLFCSHHRGIVSQFDVRTGETIRFTWLKKDLYGAKDVIESPYDERLVIDQIERDIRITNQRFKHVATVKRKTFAVLDYAFAPEFMCISESGGPVTCYHLESGKEVWERPFMDGVHALDLRYNEDSKRFSAVTWPYENGGPFTLMSLGRHNGEIVTETLLPDAADFGFVNRGTRLILTTGQIVSATTGEQIGTLDISPDPAK; this is translated from the coding sequence TTGAAATCATACCTTTTTGGCGGCGGCCCCGTTACCGCTGTCGTTATTTGGCTTGAGCATGTGGATGAGACACGGAAACAATTTCGGCACCTTGCGACAACATACGATGGCACCACAATCGCCTTTGGCGAATTCAAGCGAGTCGTCCACATCGTTGACCTTACTACCGGCGCACGTGTTTCTAAATTCGACACCGACCTTGATTTCGGCGGGTCGCGACTAGCGATCGATCCCAACGGCGCGTTCTGTGCGATCGCGTCGTACGACAACAACAGTGTAACGCTCGCCGATGTTCACGGTAAGCAAATATGGCAGAGAACAGACGTTGACGAAGTCCAGAAAGTCAGGTTCTCGCTGGATGGAGACACTCTGTTTTGCTCTCACCATCGCGGAATTGTCTCCCAATTTGACGTTCGGACCGGTGAAACGATTCGTTTTACTTGGCTCAAAAAGGATCTTTACGGTGCAAAAGACGTAATTGAGAGCCCATACGACGAACGCCTTGTAATTGACCAAATAGAACGGGACATACGAATTACGAACCAACGATTCAAACATGTTGCCACCGTGAAGCGCAAAACATTCGCCGTACTCGATTACGCGTTTGCGCCCGAGTTTATGTGTATCTCAGAAAGTGGTGGGCCGGTGACGTGTTATCATCTGGAATCCGGGAAAGAGGTCTGGGAACGACCTTTTATGGATGGCGTCCATGCATTGGATTTGCGTTACAACGAAGATTCAAAGCGTTTCTCGGCGGTTACGTGGCCCTACGAGAATGGCGGCCCGTTCACGCTGATGTCTCTTGGTCGCCACAACGGAGAAATCGTGACTGAAACGCTACTTCCCGACGCGGCCGATTTCGGTTTCGTCAACCGAGGAACAAGGCTGATTTTGACTACTGGCCAGATCGTGAGTGCAACGACCGGTGAACAAATCGGAACACTAGACATTTCCCCCGATCCTGCCAAATAA